GTAGCAGCGCTGGCCGCTCCCGGCCATAGTCAAGGAGCAGCCAGCGAACCAATGCGGGCCACTGACCGGTTGCAATCTCGGTGCGGCGCGGTGACAATCGAATCGTGCCTAAATCCGCCGCAGCCGCGATTTTTGCCCGGGGCGCCGTCGTCCTGGTGACGCTCAACAGCCCGCGCGAAAAATTCTGGGGTGCGGTGCTGGAACTCACCACCGCCGGTCTGGGCGTGCGCGGCATCGACCTGAACTCCTTCGACGACTTCGCGCTCCTGGTGCGCGACGGCGAAGCGGTGGCCGCGAGCGCCGTGTTTTTTCCCATGCACCGCATCGAGCGCATCGAACTCGACACGCGCAACGGCAACATTCCGTCGTTGGCCGAGCGCTTCGCCGCCAAGAGCGGCTGCGACGCTGCCGCAATCCTCGAACTCGCCCATCCCGCCGCGGAGCGCGTGCGCTAAATGCTTCGCCAGCTCCTTACCGCGCCCAACCAGCTAACGCTGATGCGGCTGATTATCATTCCCTTCATCATCATCAACATCGTGGACAACCAATACCGCTGGGCACTGCTGCTGCTGGTGATCGCCGGCTTGAGCGATGGACTGGACGGCCTGTTGGCGCGCACCCTGCATCAGCAGACCAAGCTGGGCCAGTACCTGGACCCCATCGCCGACAAGTTGCTGCTGAGCACGCTCTTCCTGGTGCTCTCCATCCTTCACCGCATCCCGTGGAAGTACACCGTGCTCGTCTTTAGCCGCGACCTGTGCATCCTGATGACCTGCGCGGTGCTGTACGCCACCACCACGATTCGCGATTATCGCCCCAGCATCTTCGGCAAGATCAACACCGGCGCACAGGTGGTCACTATTTTTTTCGTGCTGCTGTTCCAGGTAGACTCCACCGCCTGGATCTTTTACAGCCGTAAGGTGGGGCTGATCGCGACCTTCGTGTTCACCCTGGTATCCGGAATCCACTACGTCTTCCAGATCGGGCAGCGGCTGCGGCATTACGAGCGCAACAACAAACCGGCCCCGACCGCACAGTGAAGTCAGCTCGCGCGTGGCTGAGATGCGGCAATCAATCGCGAAGGGCGAGCGTTTTCACTTCTCAGTCGGGATATGCTCGTCGCGGGTTCCCAGTCCGATCACCATGGACATATCCTTGGCGTAGATAACATCGCGCCCGCGCGTCAGGAAACGCGAGTACACCGACATAGAGGCGCCGTACACTCCCATCCCGGTCCCCAGAGCCCGCGAATGTGCCAGGGCACCCACGATCATGCCCACGGCCTTATAGCCGGAAGCGCCGTTGGCCGCCGCTCCACCGGCGTCGCCGCCGTTGTCGTGCAACCTGGCATCATGATCGGGTGAGGCCGAGGAGGCCGCCAGTGCGACCGCAATTCCGGTGGTCAGGTACCGGGTTTTGGGTGTCGTCACCTGCGCCCCGCCTTCCGAATCAAGGGCAAGATGCTGCTCTTTTGCGACCGCCACCGCTTCCAGGCTCGCCTGAATCTGCTGCTCCACCCCGCTCGGCGGAACGAGCTGATGAAACACGATGCGGAGTTGGCCGTTGCGGCCCAGCCGCCGCGCCGGCCTAGCTTGCAGCACCGTCCCTTTCAGCCGGCTGCCCTGGGGCACGAACAGGCGGTCTCCCACGATCAGGGGCTGCGTGATCACCGCCTCGACCGGGTCGCCCTTTTTCGACGATGCCGAACTCAAGGGCGTGGCCAGCATAGCGTGCACCACCGAACCCGGCGGTGGAGGAGTGCCGATCGCGGCCAACGCTTGCGGCATCACCGTTTCGCGGCCGAAGTCCAGGGCCTGATTCAGATCGACATCGAACGCTGTTCCCGCGTCCATGTACTGGGGATGGTAAGGAAGCTGGGCGATCGCCATGCGCTCCGCCCGGTGGACTTTGTCAGGCTGATGCCATTGCTGCTTGGCGACATCCCACTCCTGCTTGATCTGCTGCCGCGCTTCACGAACTTTGTTGGCCGCCAGGGTCTTGCCGGCGTTCGCCGCCCCGGATTTGTCACTCGCGGGCACGAATTCCAGCACCCCGCTGGGCGCCGCCGACACGGTTGTGTTCAGCGCGATCTTGCGCCCATCCGCCAAACGCATCTGGTCGAATTCGACCTGCACCTTGCGATACGGTGAGAGGTTTGCATTCATCGCCGCCAGGACACGGGTTTTCTTCGACACCTGGTCGATGGCCGATACCTTACCCGCCACCTCGCTGCCCGCGGGCACGACCAACTTGTCGAAGGCGTACACCGGTTCCAGCAGCTTCCCGTGGACCGGCTGACCCACCTGCTTGATCCGCACTTCTTTGTCCAGCGCCACCTTGAGCGGAGTTCCCGCCGGAACGACCAGCGCAATGACTACCGGCGCCGGCGCGGACGTGCCATTCGCGGGCGCTGCTGGAGCCGGTGCGGTCGTCCGCGGGATCAGAACCTGAGCCCAGCCACCTAGCGACACCTCGGTCAACACGATTGCCCAAACAAGGCTTCGCACAGTTGTTTCCTCTCTTTTGAGCACACCCCGTTGCTACGGAGTATACGCGACCCCAGCAGCCGCGCTCCACCAAACCCGGAAACAGTCCGAAGGTTGCGACTCCTGCCGCATTCGGGCAAGCGGGTTAACTCCGTCAGGCCGATGACGAGATCTCCTTCGAGGTGATTTCGTACTTAAAGTTGTCGGGATCGAGACTATCGAGCCGACCGTCGGCGGTTTCCGCCTGCGGATACATGAGGAAGGCAACCGGCGCACCGCTCGATCCGGGCAGAGCGACATCGTGGGCGAAGTTGTATGCCATCCAGTTCATCTCCCAGGACCCGAACAGCCGTGCACGGGCCTTCTTCACCATGTTGTCGCCCAGGGGACGATTCCCCGGCGGTTCCTCGAGCACGACTTTGCGCACGTCGGCGGGATCGACAGGAACCCAGCCGAATCCGCCGAGGTACACCTCGGCACGGCAGTGCTGCGCTTTGGTGATTTTTTCCGACGCAGCCCCCAGGCTCTTGTATCCTAGCTCCGACTTGGCAACGCGGATGCCGTACACGTCGCGCGCCGGCAGGCCCGCAGAGCGCGCCAGGCCCACGTACAGCGCGTTGAGATCGGCGCACTTGCCGCCCAGGTCCCGGGACTCCAGCATGAAGCGGATGTCACCCAGTCCGCAGCCGCGCGTCTTGGGGTTGCGGAATGTGTTGTCCACGATCCATTCGTAGATGGCGCGCGCCTTCTCGACGTCGGTCTTGGCGCCGCTGATGATAGGCACCGCCGTCTCTTTCACGATGCCGCCAGTCGGGATGAACTTGGTTGGCTGCAGGAAATGCTGCAGCTCAGCTTTATTCGCTTTGGGTCCCCGGTCCGGCTTCGACAGATCCACTGCGTAGTTCTGGGTCGCAATCCGGCTGGTGACCGTCAGCACGGGTGGCACGCCGGCCGGAAAACTCGCCGCGACCAGGCCGAGCCCGTCGGACTTGCTCTCGACGATCTCCGCCGTACCGCCTTCGGCCGTGAACTTGTTGGAGAACGACTTCTGGAAAGGCGTGCTACTGATGAGCGCTGTCGGAAGCCATACGCGCGTCACTCCGGAAGGCTTCAGGACTTCCACGCGCGTCGTCACTTCAAACATGCGCCAGCCATCTGACGGCGAGGGCACAGCAAACAGGCGTCCCGGATTCGGGAGCGCGAGACCAGCGCATACCATGCCCGCAGAGCGCAGAAAATCACGACGCTTCATAGGCTTGCTCCTTCGATTACTTGGCGTAACGTGGATTAAGGACCGGAAACGACCGACGGGCGTTTTAGGAGAGGCGGGTTCAAGTAAAACCGCGGAGCTGACCCCACATGGTGACGAATAGGATGCACGCCCGAGGGAGATGGTTCAAGCGTTTTTTTCGCGGCACTGGTGTAGTTTCAAACTGCACCAGTACCACCCTTTGCCTTGCAAGGTTGTTGTATGTCGGCGCACAATCGCATACTCACAATCCCATACGAAGAGAAGTGAAATGACGCTCACCGACGTGCTCCTGCATGAAGCGGAAGTGACTTACGCCATCACAGAGAAGTTGTTCCGTCGTGTCGCTAATGGGGAGCTTTCTTGGAGGCCGGCAACGGGCAAGAACTGGATGACCGTCGGACAGTTGATGATGCATTGCGCCAGCTTCGGGTGTGGCAAGGCCATTCAGGGCTTTGTCAAAGGAGACTGGGGGCTGCCTGAGGGCAGTCAAGTCGAGGGCCTGGGCGCCGAGCACCATGTACCACCGGTAGCGGCACTGCCCAGCGTTGAAAGTGTCGAGCAGGCGCTCAATCTCCTGGCGGGGGACCGGGACATAGCGCTGGGTTGCATCGCGGAAACGAAGGAGGTCGAACTGCTGACCAGAATATTCGCTGCACCCTGGGGTGGTCACGAGGTATCGTTGCTCCAGCACCTGCTTCAGATGATTGCGCATCTCGGCCAGCACAAGGGCCAGCTCTTTTACTACCTTAACAGCCCGTGGTGCAAGTCTGGATTCGTGAGCAGAAAGTGCTGAAGTATCCACAGGCTTCATTCGTAGAATGCGCGCATGGCGATGGGGACGCGCAAGCAGCGGGAGAAGCAAGAGGACATCTGGATAGCGCACACG
This sequence is a window from Terriglobia bacterium. Protein-coding genes within it:
- a CDS encoding DinB family protein; this translates as MTLTDVLLHEAEVTYAITEKLFRRVANGELSWRPATGKNWMTVGQLMMHCASFGCGKAIQGFVKGDWGLPEGSQVEGLGAEHHVPPVAALPSVESVEQALNLLAGDRDIALGCIAETKEVELLTRIFAAPWGGHEVSLLQHLLQMIAHLGQHKGQLFYYLNSPWCKSGFVSRKC
- the pgsA gene encoding CDP-diacylglycerol--glycerol-3-phosphate 3-phosphatidyltransferase, which gives rise to MLRQLLTAPNQLTLMRLIIIPFIIINIVDNQYRWALLLLVIAGLSDGLDGLLARTLHQQTKLGQYLDPIADKLLLSTLFLVLSILHRIPWKYTVLVFSRDLCILMTCAVLYATTTIRDYRPSIFGKINTGAQVVTIFFVLLFQVDSTAWIFYSRKVGLIATFVFTLVSGIHYVFQIGQRLRHYERNNKPAPTAQ
- a CDS encoding transglutaminase-like domain-containing protein, translated to MKRRDFLRSAGMVCAGLALPNPGRLFAVPSPSDGWRMFEVTTRVEVLKPSGVTRVWLPTALISSTPFQKSFSNKFTAEGGTAEIVESKSDGLGLVAASFPAGVPPVLTVTSRIATQNYAVDLSKPDRGPKANKAELQHFLQPTKFIPTGGIVKETAVPIISGAKTDVEKARAIYEWIVDNTFRNPKTRGCGLGDIRFMLESRDLGGKCADLNALYVGLARSAGLPARDVYGIRVAKSELGYKSLGAASEKITKAQHCRAEVYLGGFGWVPVDPADVRKVVLEEPPGNRPLGDNMVKKARARLFGSWEMNWMAYNFAHDVALPGSSGAPVAFLMYPQAETADGRLDSLDPDNFKYEITSKEISSSA